One window of the Shimwellia blattae DSM 4481 = NBRC 105725 genome contains the following:
- the brnQ gene encoding branched-chain amino acid transporter carrier protein BrnQ: MTRHLRSRDIIALGFMTFALFVGAGNIIFPPMVGLQAGEHVWWAAIGFLVTAVGLPVLTVVSLARVGGGMDLLSSPIGRTAGLLLATVCYLAVGPLFAAPRTATVSFEVGIAPLTGDGAMPLFIYSLIYFALVIGVSLYPGKLLDTVGHFLAPIKIIALIILSVAAIIWPAGGISSATEAYQNAAFSNGFVNGYLTMDTLGALVFGIVIVNAARSRGVTEARLLTRYTIWAGLIAGVGLALLYLALFRLGSDSASLVDQNANGAAILHAYVQHTFGGAGSMLLAALIFLACMVTAVGLTCACAEFFEQYLPLSYRTLVFILGLFSMVISNLGLSHLIQISVPILTAIYPPCIVLVVLSFTRPLWNNSSRIIAPAMLVSFIFGVIDGVKASAISDILPAWSTHLPLAEQGLAWVPPTVLVLIISIIWDKVAGRTVTSVAH; encoded by the coding sequence ATGACCCGTCACTTAAGATCGCGCGACATCATCGCTCTGGGCTTTATGACCTTTGCGCTGTTTGTTGGTGCAGGTAATATCATCTTCCCCCCCATGGTTGGCCTGCAGGCCGGTGAACATGTCTGGTGGGCAGCTATTGGTTTCCTGGTTACGGCAGTGGGTTTGCCGGTGCTTACCGTTGTCTCTCTGGCACGGGTGGGCGGCGGCATGGATTTGCTGAGCTCCCCGATTGGCCGCACGGCGGGCCTTTTGCTGGCTACCGTGTGCTATCTGGCTGTGGGGCCGCTGTTTGCCGCCCCGCGTACTGCTACCGTCTCTTTTGAAGTGGGGATTGCCCCGCTGACCGGCGACGGGGCGATGCCGCTGTTTATCTACAGCCTTATCTACTTCGCGCTGGTTATCGGGGTGTCGCTGTATCCCGGTAAACTGCTGGATACGGTGGGCCATTTCCTGGCGCCGATCAAAATTATCGCGCTGATTATTCTGTCGGTGGCGGCGATCATCTGGCCTGCTGGCGGGATCAGCAGCGCGACTGAAGCCTACCAGAATGCGGCGTTTTCTAACGGTTTTGTTAATGGTTACCTGACCATGGACACCCTGGGCGCTCTGGTATTCGGGATTGTGATTGTTAATGCGGCGCGCTCCCGTGGGGTGACCGAGGCTCGCCTGCTGACCCGCTACACCATCTGGGCGGGCCTGATTGCCGGTGTGGGCCTGGCGCTGCTGTATCTGGCTCTGTTCCGCCTCGGCTCTGACAGCGCTTCACTTGTGGATCAGAACGCCAACGGCGCGGCCATTCTGCATGCTTATGTTCAGCATACCTTTGGCGGTGCGGGCAGCATGCTGCTGGCGGCGCTTATCTTCCTGGCCTGTATGGTAACGGCGGTCGGGCTGACCTGTGCCTGTGCGGAGTTCTTTGAGCAGTATCTGCCGCTCTCTTACCGGACGCTGGTCTTCATTCTCGGCCTGTTCTCGATGGTTATCTCAAACCTGGGGCTGAGCCACCTTATCCAGATTTCGGTACCGATTCTGACGGCCATCTACCCGCCGTGTATCGTGCTGGTGGTGCTGAGTTTTACCCGCCCGCTGTGGAATAACTCGTCGCGGATTATTGCCCCGGCCATGCTGGTGAGCTTTATCTTCGGGGTGATCGACGGGGTTAAAGCCTCGGCAATCAGTGATATTTTACCGGCCTGGAGCACCCATCTGCCGCTGGCAGAGCAGGGGCTGGCCTGGGTACCGCCGACGGTTCTCGTGCTTATTATTTCAATTATCTGGGACAAGGTAGCCGGTCGTACGGTAACATCTGTCGCCCACTAA